One part of the candidate division WOR-3 bacterium genome encodes these proteins:
- a CDS encoding DNA-processing protein DprA, producing the protein MDVRYLDRYYSRNEWSKLTKKACNAESFRLALGNDKLSEKFKNFSESGIVLTGFEENGPKRLSDFPVYFYRGKALDIKDRTAAIVGTRKPTPEGVTTAVKTARLLASSGYRIISDLSTGISSCVQNDVAVNYGGGIAVLPSPLGTIYPPYHSDLTDKIVSSKGTIVWLLPPMKNRRIFASDFALANTFIASVSDLVVFIEGTLKSGTKSLIEYSADSGKEILVWKSGAEKPQSEFSDALIECGCRYFKNTEEFKLAAGIEATENSSLNENLTEEENNLIGCAEREISLPLLVEKSGLSAQKALTIISDLEIRGLLEKTPCGNIISAVR; encoded by the coding sequence TTGGACGTCCGTTATTTAGACAGATATTATTCAAGAAATGAATGGTCTAAGTTAACAAAGAAAGCGTGCAACGCCGAATCTTTCAGGCTAGCTCTGGGAAACGATAAACTCTCCGAAAAATTCAAAAACTTTTCAGAATCAGGCATAGTTCTGACCGGATTCGAAGAAAACGGGCCGAAAAGATTAAGCGATTTTCCAGTATATTTCTACCGCGGCAAAGCTCTCGATATAAAAGACAGAACCGCCGCGATAGTCGGCACAAGAAAACCGACGCCTGAGGGAGTAACGACTGCAGTGAAAACAGCGCGTCTGCTTGCTTCATCGGGTTACAGAATTATTTCCGACCTTTCGACGGGAATTTCATCCTGCGTTCAAAATGACGTGGCAGTAAATTACGGCGGCGGGATTGCGGTTCTTCCTTCACCTTTAGGAACGATATATCCTCCATACCACAGCGATCTGACCGATAAGATTGTGTCCTCGAAAGGAACCATAGTGTGGCTTTTACCGCCGATGAAAAACCGCAGGATTTTTGCTTCAGATTTTGCCCTCGCGAATACTTTCATAGCATCGGTGTCGGATCTCGTTGTCTTCATCGAAGGCACTTTGAAAAGCGGAACAAAAAGCCTCATCGAATACTCCGCAGATTCAGGCAAAGAAATTCTGGTTTGGAAATCCGGCGCCGAAAAACCTCAATCTGAATTCTCTGACGCTCTGATTGAATGCGGATGCAGATATTTTAAAAATACTGAAGAATTCAAACTCGCCGCGGGAATTGAAGCGACTGAAAATTCCAGCTTAAATGAAAATCTGACCGAAGAAGAAAACAACTTGATAGGATGCGCTGAAAGAGAAATATCTTTGCCTCTTCTCGTTGAAAAATCCGGACTTTCAGCGCAAAAAGCTTTGACCATAATTTCAGATCTGGAAATTCGCGGTCTGCTCGAAAAAACCCCCTGCGGCAACATTATCAGCGCCGTGAGATAA
- a CDS encoding HEAT repeat domain-containing protein codes for MPEEKSIIETPLIATGDLKSDNLRERIDNVKLYAESDSVSSIKNLVEALGDESWNVRLAAAEALGKKGPDSVQMILDSMKDGVWYLKSSACYALSLIGEPRSVTLIYENINSHNSTVAEEAAKAIDKIIRKNPERFAREYLEHSEPSFVDHLMKWLLKNHEDLYEEINSYLSEIEVP; via the coding sequence ATGCCTGAAGAAAAAAGTATAATTGAAACTCCTTTAATCGCGACGGGAGATCTGAAATCTGACAATCTCAGGGAAAGAATCGACAACGTAAAACTCTACGCTGAAAGCGACTCGGTCAGTTCAATCAAAAATCTCGTCGAAGCGCTCGGAGACGAGAGTTGGAACGTCAGATTGGCCGCCGCGGAAGCGCTCGGAAAAAAAGGGCCGGATTCTGTTCAGATGATCCTCGATTCGATGAAAGATGGAGTCTGGTATTTGAAATCCAGCGCTTGCTACGCTCTCAGCCTTATCGGCGAGCCGAGAAGCGTGACGCTTATCTACGAGAACATAAACTCGCACAACAGCACAGTGGCCGAAGAAGCCGCCAAGGCCATAGATAAAATCATAAGAAAGAATCCTGAAAGATTCGCCCGTGAATATCTTGAGCATTCCGAACCTTCCTTTGTCGATCATTTGATGAAATGGCTTCTTAAAAATCACGAAGACCTCTATGAAGAAATCAATTCATATTTATCTGAAATCGAGGTTCCCTGA
- the obgE gene encoding GTPase ObgE, translating into MYFIDKAVIDISSGKGGDGVVSFRREKYAPRGGPDGGDGGRGGNVIIAADTKMSTLRDFKYKKSLKAEDGGDGKKRKQHGADGNNLYINVPLGTLIKKLPGEEVIGDIVNPGDEITVLKGGKGGAGNTNFKSSTNQVPFEFTKGREGSSLKISLELNLIADVGFIGFPNAGKSTLLSAISSAKPKIANYPFTTLIPNLGVYEDLGGFRISFADIPGIVKDAHLGKGLGLEFLRHISRTRILLFVLDGTSKNPAGDFFVLSDEVKNYDAGLYEKNKLIVVNKIDLLKKIPQLEIKHETIYVSALTRENIDLLLERIIMIYKEITGLGGR; encoded by the coding sequence ATGTATTTTATTGATAAAGCTGTCATAGATATCTCAAGCGGAAAAGGAGGCGACGGTGTCGTCAGTTTCAGGCGAGAAAAATACGCTCCTCGCGGCGGACCCGACGGAGGCGACGGAGGAAGAGGCGGAAACGTAATAATCGCCGCTGACACCAAGATGAGCACTTTGAGGGATTTCAAATACAAGAAGTCGCTCAAGGCCGAAGACGGCGGCGACGGCAAAAAACGAAAACAGCACGGCGCGGACGGAAATAATCTCTACATAAACGTTCCACTCGGCACCCTTATAAAGAAACTGCCCGGAGAGGAAGTCATCGGCGACATAGTCAATCCAGGTGACGAAATTACAGTCTTAAAAGGCGGTAAAGGCGGCGCGGGCAACACGAATTTCAAATCTTCGACGAATCAGGTCCCGTTCGAATTCACAAAAGGGAGAGAAGGATCTTCATTGAAAATTTCCCTCGAATTGAATCTCATAGCCGACGTCGGTTTTATAGGATTTCCCAACGCCGGAAAATCCACTCTGCTTTCGGCTATTTCGAGCGCCAAACCCAAGATAGCAAACTATCCTTTCACGACGTTAATACCCAATCTAGGCGTTTACGAAGACCTCGGCGGCTTCAGGATCAGTTTTGCAGACATACCGGGAATAGTAAAAGACGCGCATCTTGGCAAAGGTCTCGGGCTTGAATTTCTGAGACACATCTCCAGAACGAGAATTCTGCTTTTCGTTCTGGACGGAACGAGCAAAAACCCGGCCGGAGATTTTTTCGTCCTTTCTGATGAAGTAAAAAACTATGACGCCGGTCTGTACGAAAAAAACAAACTTATTGTCGTCAACAAAATCGATCTGTTGAAAAAAATACCCCAGCTTGAAATAAAACACGAAACGATTTATGTTTCGGCTCTGACGAGAGAAAACATAGATTTACTGCTTGAAAGAATAATAATGATATACAAAGAAATCACGGGCTTAGGAGGTCGGTAA
- a CDS encoding pyridoxal phosphate-dependent aminotransferase, translating into MKNILSSRSGLIKPSETIRLSSMVKELKKSGVDVVNLTAGEPDFDTPEHVRKAAVEAVENGYTRYLPSSGIKELREAVADKTNEFISTKYTFENVAVCAGCKNAIFNALMALCDPGDEVIIPSPYWVSYPYLVELTGAKPVYIDTKKTGYLLDPKILSEKITEKTKVIFINTPSNPVGNVYSLDLLKSLWKVIEKHDRMFVVSDEIYDHIVFDGKKHHSFANVSPEAAKKTIIVNGVSKTFAMTGWRLGWLLADQFITEASSKIASHTISCASSVSQMAALSALNAGFSCVNEMKNAYEKRRDLLKNMISEVPSIRTAPLEGAFFAWIDVSDYMGKKHAGKTIATSDDMTTYLLKEKHVALVPGQAFGDDGAVRISYAASEEDIRKGLERFKEGLAELN; encoded by the coding sequence ATGAAAAATATCCTGTCCAGCAGATCAGGCCTTATAAAACCTTCAGAGACCATCAGACTTTCTTCTATGGTAAAAGAACTTAAAAAATCAGGAGTGGACGTTGTCAACCTGACAGCCGGAGAACCTGATTTTGACACTCCTGAACACGTCAGAAAAGCGGCCGTCGAAGCCGTTGAAAACGGTTATACGCGCTATCTTCCGTCTTCAGGAATCAAAGAATTGAGAGAAGCTGTCGCCGATAAAACCAACGAATTTATTTCAACGAAATACACTTTTGAAAATGTCGCCGTCTGTGCAGGCTGTAAAAACGCGATTTTCAACGCCCTGATGGCTCTTTGCGATCCGGGAGACGAAGTCATAATACCTTCGCCTTACTGGGTCAGTTATCCTTATCTCGTCGAACTGACCGGAGCGAAACCGGTTTACATAGACACAAAGAAAACGGGATACCTGCTGGATCCCAAAATTCTCTCTGAAAAAATAACGGAAAAAACCAAGGTGATTTTCATAAACACTCCGTCAAATCCCGTCGGCAACGTCTATTCACTGGATCTCCTGAAATCCCTGTGGAAAGTTATTGAAAAACACGACAGGATGTTTGTTGTTTCGGACGAAATATACGATCACATTGTCTTTGACGGCAAAAAGCATCATTCTTTTGCCAATGTCTCGCCAGAAGCGGCGAAAAAGACAATAATAGTAAATGGAGTTTCCAAAACATTCGCCATGACCGGATGGAGATTAGGCTGGCTGTTAGCCGATCAGTTCATAACCGAAGCTTCATCGAAAATAGCTTCCCACACTATTTCCTGTGCTTCCTCAGTTTCTCAAATGGCCGCTCTCTCAGCTTTGAACGCCGGTTTCAGCTGTGTGAATGAGATGAAAAACGCCTACGAAAAAAGAAGAGATCTCCTCAAAAACATGATTTCGGAAGTTCCTTCCATACGCACCGCGCCTCTGGAAGGAGCTTTTTTCGCGTGGATAGACGTATCCGACTACATGGGTAAAAAACACGCCGGAAAAACCATTGCCACAAGCGATGATATGACGACGTATCTTCTCAAAGAAAAGCATGTCGCTCTCGTTCCCGGACAGGCGTTCGGAGACGACGGAGCTGTCAGAATTTCCTACGCGGCTTCCGAAGAGGACATCCGTAAAGGCCTGGAAAGATTCAAAGAAGGCCTCGCGGAATTAAACTGA
- the coaD gene encoding pantetheine-phosphate adenylyltransferase has translation MKNKNTAIYPGSFDPVTNGHLDIVRRASGIFEELVILVADNPGKKYVFSAKNRMRFIKNSVVQNAGVTVEIHDGLLADYILKSGINIVIRGLRFVSDFEYELSLALMNRKLNGQIETIFLTPREELIYLSSTMVKEIASFGGDVSRWVPQIVKDALDEKFAPSKRRN, from the coding sequence ATGAAGAATAAAAACACGGCGATTTATCCGGGATCTTTCGATCCGGTTACCAACGGCCATTTGGATATAGTCCGCAGAGCCTCCGGAATTTTCGAAGAACTCGTAATTCTGGTCGCGGACAATCCCGGCAAAAAATACGTATTCAGCGCGAAAAACAGGATGAGATTCATAAAGAATTCAGTCGTCCAGAATGCAGGCGTCACTGTCGAGATCCACGACGGACTCCTCGCTGATTACATTTTGAAAAGTGGCATAAACATAGTTATAAGAGGATTGAGATTTGTTTCTGATTTTGAATACGAACTTTCTCTCGCATTGATGAATAGAAAATTGAACGGGCAAATTGAAACCATCTTCCTCACGCCGAGGGAGGAATTGATCTATCTGAGTTCGACAATGGTCAAGGAGATTGCTTCTTTCGGCGGCGACGTCAGCCGATGGGTTCCTCAAATTGTAAAAGACGCATTGGACGAAAAATTCGCTCCGTCAAAAAGAAGAAATTAA
- a CDS encoding RsmD family RNA methyltransferase translates to MPKGTRIVAGSLKNRIVEGVGEGVRPMTAYMRKRMFDKLSDSIFGLSALDLFSGSGSIGFEALSRGCKDVLFVEKDSRRAGYILERARKWSIVEKVKVVKADVMSLKWNTKFSLIFVDPPYAFKDTENLAKRILNLSENGGTVIWHSNDRINLAGIFRLFDLISHGGKTLYFFEVLNEE, encoded by the coding sequence ATGCCTAAAGGGACAAGAATAGTAGCAGGATCTTTAAAAAACAGGATCGTAGAGGGAGTGGGCGAAGGTGTAAGACCCATGACGGCGTATATGAGAAAGAGAATGTTCGACAAGCTTTCAGATTCTATTTTCGGTCTTTCGGCTCTCGATTTGTTTTCAGGTTCAGGATCAATCGGCTTTGAAGCGCTTTCGAGAGGATGCAAAGATGTATTGTTCGTCGAAAAAGACTCGCGCAGAGCAGGATATATTCTGGAACGAGCCAGGAAATGGAGCATTGTCGAGAAAGTTAAAGTTGTCAAAGCGGACGTCATGTCTCTAAAATGGAACACAAAATTCAGTCTTATATTTGTTGATCCGCCCTACGCTTTCAAAGATACAGAAAATCTCGCAAAAAGAATTCTGAATTTGTCTGAAAATGGAGGAACCGTGATATGGCACTCGAATGACAGAATCAATCTTGCAGGAATTTTCCGATTATTCGACTTGATTTCTCACGGAGGAAAAACATTGTATTTTTTTGAGGTTTTAAATGAAGAATAA
- a CDS encoding D-glycerate dehydrogenase produces MAKNILVTRKIPDAGLDVLRGNSIEFEIFPKDDRPITKKELKEKVPGKDALLCLLTDKIDSDVIEFSDKLKIIANYAVGYDNIDIEKANEKKILVTNTPGVLTEATADLTFALLLSVVRRIPEADRFVRERRFKGWSPELLTGGDLNGKYLGVVGLGRIGQAVARRASGFGMKIIYFSRTKNGEFEKSFGASYADMDELAESSDVITLHAPLNGETRHIFDMKRLLSMKKTAYLINTSRGPLIDEKALCEVLKNKSIAGAALDVFEHEPDIEEELLKLDNVVLAPHIGSASKETRDKMAVMSAESIVSFLRGEIPFNAVNREAVI; encoded by the coding sequence GTGGCAAAAAATATACTCGTCACCAGAAAGATTCCCGATGCCGGGCTCGATGTTCTGAGGGGCAATTCGATCGAATTTGAGATTTTTCCTAAAGACGACAGGCCGATTACTAAAAAAGAACTGAAAGAAAAAGTGCCGGGCAAAGACGCATTATTGTGTCTTCTCACGGATAAAATCGACTCCGATGTGATTGAATTTTCCGACAAACTGAAGATCATAGCAAACTATGCGGTCGGCTATGACAACATAGATATAGAAAAAGCCAATGAAAAAAAAATTTTAGTGACAAACACCCCGGGAGTCCTGACTGAAGCTACGGCTGATCTCACTTTTGCCCTGTTATTGTCTGTCGTGAGAAGAATTCCCGAAGCAGATAGGTTTGTGAGAGAACGCAGATTCAAAGGATGGTCGCCCGAACTTCTGACGGGTGGAGATCTCAACGGAAAATACCTCGGAGTCGTAGGTCTCGGAAGAATAGGACAGGCTGTCGCGCGAAGAGCCTCCGGCTTCGGGATGAAGATCATATACTTTTCGAGGACAAAAAACGGCGAATTTGAAAAATCCTTTGGCGCATCGTATGCGGACATGGACGAACTTGCTGAAAGTTCTGACGTGATAACACTACACGCGCCGCTGAACGGGGAAACCCGTCACATTTTCGACATGAAACGCTTGTTGTCCATGAAAAAAACAGCATACCTCATCAACACATCGAGAGGTCCTCTCATTGACGAGAAAGCTCTCTGCGAAGTCCTTAAAAATAAATCCATTGCCGGCGCCGCGCTCGACGTTTTTGAGCACGAACCCGATATAGAGGAAGAACTGTTAAAGCTCGACAATGTGGTTCTGGCGCCTCACATAGGAAGCGCCTCAAAGGAAACCCGCGATAAAATGGCCGTTATGTCCGCCGAAAGCATAGTCAGTTTCTTAAGAGGCGAGATTCCTTTTAACGCCGTTAACAGGGAGGCTGTCATATGA
- a CDS encoding HDIG domain-containing protein, whose amino-acid sequence MLRNEAIKLIDENIGNENLKKHLFAVEACMKGLALHFGKDEAKWSTAGILHDIDYDLTKDTPELHGKVGKEMLSAKGVDDEILSAIENHCMTEPPEDLMSLCLYAVDPFSGLIIASALMHPEKKLGSIDREFIKKRFKEKRFAAGANRQQIMTIEKTGLSFDEFADICLASMTSISDELGL is encoded by the coding sequence ATGCTTAGGAATGAAGCGATTAAATTAATTGATGAAAACATCGGTAATGAAAACCTGAAAAAACATCTTTTTGCCGTTGAAGCCTGTATGAAAGGTCTCGCGCTTCATTTCGGCAAAGACGAAGCCAAATGGTCTACGGCCGGGATTCTGCACGACATAGATTACGACCTGACGAAAGACACTCCGGAACTTCACGGAAAAGTCGGAAAAGAAATGCTGTCGGCAAAAGGGGTGGACGACGAAATTCTTTCCGCGATCGAAAACCATTGCATGACTGAACCGCCTGAAGATCTTATGTCTTTGTGTCTTTACGCCGTCGATCCTTTCAGCGGCCTCATCATAGCATCCGCTCTGATGCATCCGGAAAAAAAGCTCGGATCCATTGACAGGGAATTCATCAAAAAAAGGTTCAAGGAAAAAAGATTCGCCGCCGGAGCGAATCGCCAGCAGATAATGACGATTGAAAAGACAGGATTGAGCTTCGACGAGTTTGCAGATATATGTCTTGCGTCCATGACTTCCATATCGGATGAACTCGGATTGTGA
- a CDS encoding aminopeptidase P family protein, translating to MVTPLDRLRAKMLERGWECCVLTKILDVYFLLKLENFVNFIETKATLVVFLDEIILISDSSTSEIFKGLSPVEFKFQNASWKESISTGGLFINEIARTLREKKITTAAIDNPLIKKDLKGIVTFRNLGSTISKIAIKKDGDQIVFIKKAYSAMNGAILSTIPSLKAGISEIETRNMLDLELHRLGAEKIGVPTMVNFSNGSCFPDPVPSARSLQEGDLVMYEISAGYKSEAPIVGRTAFFKPPDPERQKILERSLMAYRKMTEWIDVGKLSGKASDALSDALGELAEFQTNVAGFGLGASSDYFYITPVSNHVFRENEAVVTILSLNVPGLGIIRFSDTILISSGEKYLTPGDYPLILN from the coding sequence ATGGTGACTCCCCTCGACAGATTGCGCGCTAAAATGCTTGAAAGAGGCTGGGAATGCTGTGTTCTGACCAAAATTCTGGACGTTTATTTCCTTCTGAAGCTTGAAAACTTTGTTAATTTCATAGAGACAAAAGCGACTCTGGTTGTTTTTCTCGACGAAATAATTCTGATCTCGGATTCTTCTACTTCTGAAATTTTCAAGGGATTGTCTCCAGTTGAATTCAAATTCCAAAATGCATCCTGGAAAGAAAGCATTTCAACCGGAGGCTTGTTCATCAATGAAATCGCCAGAACTCTTCGCGAAAAAAAAATAACAACTGCGGCTATTGACAATCCTCTAATAAAAAAAGATTTAAAAGGCATTGTTACATTCAGAAACCTAGGATCGACGATCTCTAAAATTGCAATCAAAAAAGACGGAGACCAGATAGTTTTCATCAAAAAAGCTTATTCGGCGATGAACGGCGCGATCTTATCGACGATCCCTTCATTGAAAGCCGGAATCTCCGAAATTGAAACCAGGAATATGTTGGACTTAGAACTTCACAGACTGGGAGCGGAAAAAATCGGTGTGCCGACCATGGTCAATTTTTCAAACGGCAGTTGTTTTCCTGATCCTGTTCCTTCAGCGAGGAGCCTGCAGGAAGGAGACCTCGTCATGTATGAGATTTCAGCTGGGTACAAGTCCGAAGCTCCCATAGTAGGCAGGACCGCATTTTTTAAACCACCGGACCCGGAACGGCAAAAAATACTTGAAAGATCATTAATGGCTTACAGGAAAATGACTGAATGGATAGACGTGGGCAAACTTTCCGGAAAAGCTTCCGACGCGCTTTCAGACGCACTCGGCGAACTTGCCGAGTTTCAAACGAATGTTGCAGGTTTCGGACTTGGAGCTTCTTCCGATTATTTTTACATTACCCCCGTGAGTAACCATGTGTTCAGAGAAAATGAAGCAGTTGTAACAATCTTGTCACTTAACGTTCCCGGTTTGGGAATAATAAGGTTTTCCGACACTATTTTGATTTCGAGCGGGGAAAAATATCTGACACCTGGTGATTATCCGTTGATATTGAATTGA
- a CDS encoding SUMF1/EgtB/PvdO family nonheme iron enzyme, producing MKYLPLFLMLSATVILSSCRTTEVTIKYNKIHRFDPPIIMTEQYMNVWEMVLVRKGSFIMGSTEGIEDETPEQEIFLDDFYIDKYEVTCYQYMLFCEATGHQKPSNWPNGILPQSKYFEPVRYVSYEDAAAYANWLAKTIPTESQWEKAARGEDGRIYPWGNEWTDQGARTIEDRFSVPQNIGWLGELSMSPYGALDMAGNVFEWTSTWYNKYPGSSAQSEYFGNIVKVIRGGSFENSIELATTTYRGIAYPAISYSNIGFRCVFTPQNRGDLPPTILILPDGTVEW from the coding sequence ATGAAATATCTACCGCTATTTTTGATGTTGTCGGCCACAGTGATTCTTTCATCTTGCCGGACCACTGAAGTTACTATCAAGTATAATAAAATACACAGGTTTGATCCCCCCATAATAATGACGGAACAGTACATGAATGTTTGGGAAATGGTCCTCGTCAGAAAAGGCTCTTTTATTATGGGATCAACCGAAGGAATTGAAGACGAAACGCCTGAGCAGGAAATTTTTTTGGATGATTTTTACATAGACAAGTACGAGGTCACTTGCTATCAGTACATGCTGTTTTGCGAAGCTACGGGACACCAGAAGCCGTCTAACTGGCCGAACGGGATACTTCCGCAGAGCAAGTATTTCGAACCTGTCAGATATGTCAGTTACGAAGACGCTGCGGCATACGCAAACTGGCTTGCAAAGACGATACCCACGGAAAGTCAATGGGAAAAAGCCGCTCGCGGGGAAGACGGCAGGATTTATCCATGGGGAAACGAATGGACAGACCAGGGTGCCAGAACGATAGAAGACAGATTCAGCGTCCCTCAAAACATAGGCTGGCTCGGAGAACTTTCCATGAGTCCTTACGGAGCTTTGGACATGGCGGGAAACGTTTTCGAATGGACTTCGACATGGTACAACAAATATCCCGGCAGTTCCGCACAGAGCGAATATTTCGGAAATATTGTCAAAGTAATCCGCGGCGGTTCTTTCGAAAATTCCATTGAACTGGCGACGACGACATACAGGGGGATAGCTTACCCTGCGATATCCTATTCAAACATAGGATTCAGGTGTGTTTTTACTCCCCAAAACAGAGGAGATCTTCCTCCGACAATTCTCATATTGCCGGACGGAACAGTAGAATGGTGA
- a CDS encoding zinc ribbon domain-containing protein, which yields MSEEKNFEAILSKIISLKEMINKAEQFKDKVRPDVYEKVMRDYSEQLNEYNSQMSGMGGEINIKIKNLDKDIEDLTKKIDSIQGQKEEIDLRYMVGEMREDDYNQKINTLNSNKKQYDDSLIILSKSRNDFEELIKRFAKQDSFTKTFEEPYEMPKKSFQTDVDAEIEAKFDSKDDFLSETTFSFSDQEKIPEKEPGESEHEYIHSEVKTTETLAQDAFSGKIQTPTSDDFEPIKTVQSVTEDLIKSKDSFDETFDSLFQEDDGDTASEEESPEEEEEEELTSVMFEAQDDSENSIKCPKCGFENRPDAWNCEKCGSPIIL from the coding sequence ATGTCCGAAGAGAAAAATTTTGAGGCTATTTTGTCCAAGATTATTTCTTTGAAAGAAATGATAAATAAGGCCGAACAATTTAAAGATAAAGTGAGACCCGATGTTTACGAGAAGGTGATGAGGGATTATTCCGAACAGCTGAACGAATACAATTCACAAATGAGCGGAATGGGAGGGGAGATAAACATAAAAATTAAAAATCTTGATAAAGACATAGAAGATTTGACTAAAAAAATCGACTCCATACAGGGTCAAAAAGAAGAAATCGATCTCCGGTATATGGTCGGGGAGATGCGAGAGGATGATTACAACCAGAAAATAAATACTCTGAATTCGAACAAGAAACAATATGACGACAGCTTGATTATTTTGAGCAAATCGAGGAACGATTTTGAAGAATTGATAAAAAGATTTGCCAAACAAGACTCCTTCACCAAAACTTTCGAAGAGCCCTATGAGATGCCCAAGAAAAGCTTTCAAACCGACGTAGACGCGGAGATTGAAGCAAAATTCGATTCAAAAGACGATTTTTTATCCGAGACAACTTTCTCTTTTTCCGATCAGGAAAAAATTCCGGAAAAAGAACCTGGAGAAAGCGAACACGAGTACATCCATTCCGAAGTAAAAACAACCGAAACGTTGGCGCAGGACGCTTTTTCCGGCAAAATTCAAACTCCGACTTCGGACGATTTCGAACCGATTAAAACGGTACAGTCCGTCACTGAAGACCTAATAAAATCAAAAGATTCGTTTGACGAAACTTTTGACAGCCTCTTTCAGGAAGACGACGGAGACACTGCATCGGAAGAGGAATCACCGGAAGAAGAAGAGGAGGAAGAACTGACTTCGGTAATGTTTGAGGCTCAGGATGACAGTGAAAATTCAATAAAATGCCCAAAATGCGGTTTTGAAAACAGACCGGACGCCTGGAATTGCGAAAAATGCGGATCACCGATAATTCTATGA